From the uncultured Methanomethylovorans sp. genome, the window CTCTTTATCCCATTTGGAATGATAAGTTGTTTCTATCACTGAAGTCTTACCAGTTGAAATCGCTTCCTCAATGCTAGCAGATATTCCGGATGAAACGAGGGGTGGAAAGGTTAGAAGATTTACCTGTTTAGTATCTGCAACTGAAGGAGAACCCAGAAGCTCAAGAAGAAATTTATTGACTGCAGTGATGTTTCCTCTAGTATCAAATGAAAGGATACCTAAGGGTAATTCATCAATCAAATCATTCTCATTTTCCTCTTCTGCCTGTTCATCAGCAAAGATCCTTTTGTATTTTAGAGGAATCATACTCTTTGTTCTATGTACTTGCTATCCTAAAGTTCAAATTCAATTCTGTAGGAGAATTTTATTTATACAATTAAATGTGGAAAAATACTTTTACGTAATTTCCCATGAATAAGTTACAGCTTATGCTGTTATAGTAATGATTTTATCAATGGATATTGATGTATATCGGCCTTGAATGATCTCAAGCTGAACGATACCATTCTCACATTGTTTGATCTTACCTTTAAAAGTGGCAATACCTCCGCAATATATTGTCACTTTTTGGTTCAGGAAATATTGTACAATGAAATTCTCCATCATTTGCATTCTCCCACTATGTGTATGATGGGTTTATATATAAAATCTATAAAATCGATTTGATATAAAACTTTGCAGTCAAATCATCTTCAATCCTCATTTATAATTACAACAAATATTCGATAACTCACATATCACTTTAGATTTAGAATTATTAGTGAATGCAAGTTAGCTGTTGGAACATTAAAATGATCCTTTTAGAAATGATTATTCAGTGCCGCATAAAGGTATTGTGAATGTAAATCTACTTCCTTTTCCCACTTCGCTTTCCACCCAAATTCGCCCGCCATGTAACTCTATGAGTTCTTTGACAAGCGCAAGTCCAAGGCCTGTACCTTCATACCTTCTTGAAACAGAAGCATCCAGCTGTGTGAAGGGTTTGAACAGTTTTTTAATATCCTCGGGTGCAATGCCTATGCCTGTGTCAATAATTGAAAATCTGACCATGTCATCCTTAATGCCTGCATGGATACTAACTGATCCACCGTTATGAGTAAATTTTATAGCATTCCCTAAGAGATTATATAATATCTGTTTGACCTTAGCCCTGTCAGCTAATAGCGTTTGAAGTTGTGAATCCTTGCTGATATTTATGACGATTTGTTTATTTGCTGCTATAGGCTGTACCAAAGATACCATCTCTTCAAGTACATAATCTACCTGGATAAATTCAGGAAAAAGTTTCATTTTTCCTGCTTCCACTTTGGAGATATCCAGGATATCATTTATCAGATTGAGTAAGTGTCTACCGCTATTTGAAACGTTTTGAACATAGCGGAGTTGTTTTGGATTGAGCTCACCAGAATACCCTTCCACCAAGGCATCGGAAAAACCTATAATAGAATTCAGAGGTGTACGTAGTTCATGGCTCATATTGGCCAGGAATTCGCTTTTAGTGCGGCTTGCAGTTTCAGCATCCATCCTGGCTTGCAGCATCTTTTCTTCTGCTAGCTTGCGGTCAGTGATATCCCTTACCACGGTCTGGACAATGTCATTATAACCTTCAAGGACTGTAGCATTTACTTCCACATCTATAGTTACACCCTTTGCAGTAATGTATTTAGTTTCGCCATGGACAAAGCCATCGTCCCTGAGCTTTGTCAGCACATCAATACTTTTCTCTCTTTCTACAGGTTCTAGGAAATCAAAAACAGACCTTTTTTTCATTTGTTCCTTGGTATACCCCAGCATTTCACACGCCGTAAAATTCATGTCCAGAATTTTTCCATCAAACTTGGTGAGAAATATGGCATCATTCGATTGTTCAAAAAGAGATCTGTATTTCTTCTCATTCTTAGCAAGGTTCTCTTCTGCATGTTTGCGATCGGTGATGTTTACAGTAGTACCAAAAACTTGTAAGGTGCCATTGTCCAAAACATGTGCTACTCCACTGGAATTCAGCCATATCAAATCTCCATTATCTGTTAAAAGCCTGTAGTCAAGATTAATTGTCATACCGGGATTGCTAAAACCCAGCTGAAAAGCCTTAGCAACCTTTGTTTTATCATCGGTATAGATACGGTCTAAATATTTATGCCAATTATTCCCAATCGACCCATGTGGCACACCAACCATTTTATCCACTGAAGGTGATATATATGTATTTACGAAATTTCCCTGCTTGTCAACATCAGTTTTCCATACCATGGTATCTATTGAGTTGAGAACTTTTTCATAATCTTCTCTTATATTCGATAGAAGTTGGTCTGCATTTTTTCTTTCAAGTACACTGGTGATTAGTTCACCTATAAGTTTCAACAAGTATATGGTGTTGTCATCCCATTCTCTTTTTTCTTTTTTGGAGTCAATACTTATGAAACCAGTTAATGTTTCCTTGTATAACAGAGGAATCATGAGTGCGGATAAAATGCCGACTTCTTCAAAGGTATCACGAAGCTTACGGTCATTATCAGACATTTTTTGCACATCGCTTATGCGAACTATTTGCAAATTTTCAAGTTGCTTTGATACCAACTTGAAGGCAGGTATTCTATCATTAATCTTTATATGAGATATTATGCCTTCAGCATGCCATTCATGAGTTTTAATCACAAATTTTCCATCTTCGGCCAGGGCAAATATTCCCACACGTTCAGCACCAATGAACCTAGCTAGTTTCTCCAGAGCTTTGCATACCTCTTGATCGATGTTTTTAAAACTGGTATTTATAAAACTGCTGGAAATGTTTGAGATCAGTTTGTCTTTGTTGTCTTTAGTATCAAGTTCTACTTTGTTTTCCTTACGTGCAGTAATGTCCTCAATGATGACATAGCAACCTGTGACTTTTCCTTCATTGTTCCAGTATGGAATCATCCCAATAAGTAAGAAAAGATCTCTACTCCATTTTGAATTATAAGGTGTTTCGAAGAACAAGGCTTTTTCATTTGTGATCACTTCCTGGAAAGCCGCTGATATGCCTGCTTTCACTAGAGGAGGGAATGTTAAAACATTAATTTGTTTTATAGCATCCACTGAAGGGGAACCAAGTAGTTCCACAAGGGATCTGTTTACTGAAATGATGGTACCATCACTCTGACATGAAATAATTCCAAGAGGCAGGTCATCCAGAATATCCTTGTAATTGTTTTCTCTTTCTCCTGTTTGATCAACTAAGGAATTTTTGCAACTTTTATTATTCATGATAGTGTTATTAGATTTTTTGAACCATCTTTGTGCATAATATAATATAATATAATAGAATTTATTTATATATATTTATCTGTTTTCTTATTTGAGTACATCCTTTAGTGATCTATTACTCTAATCATTGTACTCCAAATCGCTAGATATATATGCTTTTCAATCAAAACAGAGCTAAGAAATTAACTCAGAGTGATATTGTGATCAGTGTCAATGAAAAGGGATTAGATATAATCGATGAAATGCTTGACTGGGAAGAAGAACTTAATATCCAGTCTTTTGAGCTTGGTAATGGGGCCACTGTAATCGACTGCGGTGTGGAAATGCAAGGTGGTTACGATGCAGGTATGTACCTCTCCCGTCTTTGTCTTGCTGATCTTGCAGACCTAAGTTACACTAAGTTTGATCTGAATGGGCTTCCAGTGCCTGCTATACAAGTAGCTACGGATCATCCGGTCATAGCATGCATGGGTTCGCAGTATGCTGGATGGAGAATATCAGTCGGAAAGTACTTTGGTATGGGATCAGGTCCTGCAAGGGCTCTTGGCCTTAAACCAAAAGAGCTTTATGAAGAAATAGGCTACAAAGATGATTCTGAATTTGCAGTCTTGGTCATGGAATCTTCTGCTCTTCCTACTGAAGAGGTAGTGGAATACATAGCGAAACATTGCAAGGTTGATGCTCAGAATGTATATATTGCCGTTGCACCTACTTCTTCAATTGCAGGCAGTGTACAGATCTCTGCAAGAATCGTGGAAACTGGTATTCATAAATTGGAATCCATCGGATTCGATATCAACACCATTAAAAGTGGTTTCGGAGTAGCTCCCATTGCACCTATAGTAGGCGATGATACAAAATGTATGGGCTCGACAAATGATTGTATTATTTACTGCGGTGAAACTTATTATACTGTAGAATATGGAGATGCTGAGAAGCTGGCTGAGTTCGTCAAGAAGGCGCCTTCCACAACATCAAGAGACTTCGGTAAACCCTTCTATAGCACATTCAAAGAAGCAGGTTTTGACTTTTTCAAGGTTGATGCAGGTATGTTTGCTCCTGCAAAAATCACAATAAATGACAAAAAGACCAAGAAATCATTTACAAGTGGTCGTATAAATCCAGGTATTCTGCTTGATTCCTTTGGAATTAAGGAAGTCTGACCTCTTTAGTTTAAGGTGCAGCCTTGTTTGGTTGCACCTATAATGGAGAAAAACATGGATCTAATAAGCACATCGAAAGGTATAGGTGGTCAGCTTGTTGCTTTCAAGGAAGTGGTAAAAGAGTCTAAAAGCATAGTTTTTATGGGTTCAGGCTTTTGCACTCCTTTTGCAGAACTTCTTGCTTATGGGCTGCGCGAAAGCGATAAAAAATTGATCTTCATATCTAACACTGATTCAGAGAGTGCAAGATCGATAATTGCTGTGCCACAGGGTTATGCAACTTGGTGAAAGTGTAGTGCCTGAAGCTGATACTGTTGTCCTTCTTGGGGAACTTGCCATGCCAAAGATCGGCTCCACCCCAAATGAAGTAAAGGCTTTTCTGAACAATTTACCTTCAAGCTCACAAAAAAAACTTGTAATAGCTGTATGCTTCCAATCCGTATTTGAAAGGGAAGGGTGGACCAATATTATTGATTTTGATTACATCATCGACTCTGACCTTGAAAATCATCTACAGGCATATGATAAGTAACCTTCGTGTAACTGTCACGTGATCTTTGCATCTACTACAACGTGCCATACACCAGGTGCATATTTTTTAATTCGTCGGATTTCTAGTATTTCAGTATTCTTTCCGAGATGTAATGCTGCTTCTTTTATT encodes:
- a CDS encoding MM0924 family protein, with protein sequence MMENFIVQYFLNQKVTIYCGGIATFKGKIKQCENGIVQLEIIQGRYTSISIDKIITITA
- a CDS encoding PAS domain S-box protein; translated protein: MNNKSCKNSLVDQTGERENNYKDILDDLPLGIISCQSDGTIISVNRSLVELLGSPSVDAIKQINVLTFPPLVKAGISAAFQEVITNEKALFFETPYNSKWSRDLFLLIGMIPYWNNEGKVTGCYVIIEDITARKENKVELDTKDNKDKLISNISSSFINTSFKNIDQEVCKALEKLARFIGAERVGIFALAEDGKFVIKTHEWHAEGIISHIKINDRIPAFKLVSKQLENLQIVRISDVQKMSDNDRKLRDTFEEVGILSALMIPLLYKETLTGFISIDSKKEKREWDDNTIYLLKLIGELITSVLERKNADQLLSNIREDYEKVLNSIDTMVWKTDVDKQGNFVNTYISPSVDKMVGVPHGSIGNNWHKYLDRIYTDDKTKVAKAFQLGFSNPGMTINLDYRLLTDNGDLIWLNSSGVAHVLDNGTLQVFGTTVNITDRKHAEENLAKNEKKYRSLFEQSNDAIFLTKFDGKILDMNFTACEMLGYTKEQMKKRSVFDFLEPVEREKSIDVLTKLRDDGFVHGETKYITAKGVTIDVEVNATVLEGYNDIVQTVVRDITDRKLAEEKMLQARMDAETASRTKSEFLANMSHELRTPLNSIIGFSDALVEGYSGELNPKQLRYVQNVSNSGRHLLNLINDILDISKVEAGKMKLFPEFIQVDYVLEEMVSLVQPIAANKQIVINISKDSQLQTLLADRAKVKQILYNLLGNAIKFTHNGGSVSIHAGIKDDMVRFSIIDTGIGIAPEDIKKLFKPFTQLDASVSRRYEGTGLGLALVKELIELHGGRIWVESEVGKGSRFTFTIPLCGTE
- the mch gene encoding methenyltetrahydromethanopterin cyclohydrolase, giving the protein MISVNEKGLDIIDEMLDWEEELNIQSFELGNGATVIDCGVEMQGGYDAGMYLSRLCLADLADLSYTKFDLNGLPVPAIQVATDHPVIACMGSQYAGWRISVGKYFGMGSGPARALGLKPKELYEEIGYKDDSEFAVLVMESSALPTEEVVEYIAKHCKVDAQNVYIAVAPTSSIAGSVQISARIVETGIHKLESIGFDINTIKSGFGVAPIAPIVGDDTKCMGSTNDCIIYCGETYYTVEYGDAEKLAEFVKKAPSTTSRDFGKPFYSTFKEAGFDFFKVDAGMFAPAKITINDKKTKKSFTSGRINPGILLDSFGIKEV
- a CDS encoding DUF2124 family protein, which codes for MDLISTSKGIGGQLVAFKEVVKESKSIVFMGSGFCTPFAELLAYGLRESDKKLIFISNTDSESARSIIAVPQGYATW
- a CDS encoding DUF2124 family protein, yielding MQLGESVVPEADTVVLLGELAMPKIGSTPNEVKAFLNNLPSSSQKKLVIAVCFQSVFEREGWTNIIDFDYIIDSDLENHLQAYDK